One window of Pseudacidobacterium ailaaui genomic DNA carries:
- the udk gene encoding uridine kinase, which produces MNGSPVLVGIAGCSGSGKTTLAQELARELEGTHFHLDHYYRDLGHLAYEERCQQNFDHPDALEADLLVAHIRQLASGRSIHQPQYDFVTHTRIPGKSVLLYEPHFLLVDGIFALHYPALRRLYHLRVYVDTPDPVCYQRRFARDVQQRGRTPESVAQHYAATVRPMAEQFVRPSSKHADLIVDGTSSLDWSVEQVLSKLRQMRLLDRLELTIPAGHS; this is translated from the coding sequence ATGAACGGATCTCCGGTCCTTGTCGGCATTGCAGGCTGCTCCGGCTCAGGCAAAACCACCCTGGCCCAGGAGCTGGCCCGGGAGCTGGAAGGCACACACTTTCATCTCGACCACTACTATCGCGACCTGGGGCATCTGGCCTACGAAGAGCGATGTCAGCAGAATTTCGACCATCCCGACGCCCTCGAAGCAGACCTGCTGGTCGCCCATATTCGCCAGCTCGCTTCCGGACGCTCCATCCATCAGCCGCAGTATGACTTTGTCACCCACACCCGCATTCCCGGAAAGTCCGTTCTTCTTTACGAGCCACATTTCCTGCTCGTCGATGGAATCTTTGCGCTGCACTACCCGGCGCTGCGTCGGCTCTATCACCTGCGCGTTTACGTGGATACCCCTGATCCGGTCTGCTACCAGCGCCGATTTGCCCGCGATGTTCAGCAGCGCGGCCGTACCCCCGAATCGGTCGCACAGCATTACGCGGCCACCGTCAGGCCGATGGCCGAACAGTTTGTGCGCCCTTCATCGAAGCACGCTGACCTCATCGTAGACGGGACTTCCTCTCTCGACTGGTCCGTCGAGCAGGTACTGAGCAAACTGCGCCAGATGCGGCTGCTGGACCGCCTGGAACTGACCATCCCGGCCGGCCACTCGTAA
- a CDS encoding DUF192 domain-containing protein yields the protein MMRKQWILCLLAAALFCGTAASLLSQEQEPVIPYVPPRPATTLVMLPDGSTVHVELARTEAEREYGLMGRTSLLPGHGMLFIHDRPAEYSYWMYHCKISLDILWMDADHRIVELSPDTPPCKGKASTCPSYGGHAPSLYVLELPAGSIKAHDLQVGQTVNFNLTR from the coding sequence ATGATGCGGAAACAATGGATCCTCTGTCTTCTGGCAGCCGCGCTGTTCTGCGGGACCGCAGCCTCTCTTCTCTCTCAAGAGCAAGAACCCGTCATTCCTTACGTGCCGCCGCGTCCTGCAACCACTCTGGTCATGCTGCCAGATGGATCAACCGTCCACGTTGAGCTGGCCAGGACTGAGGCGGAACGCGAATATGGCCTGATGGGCCGTACCAGCCTCCTGCCTGGTCACGGAATGCTCTTCATTCATGACCGGCCTGCGGAATACAGCTACTGGATGTATCACTGCAAAATTTCGCTGGACATTCTCTGGATGGATGCCGACCACCGTATTGTCGAGCTCTCCCCCGACACGCCTCCCTGCAAAGGAAAAGCAAGCACCTGTCCTTCCTACGGCGGCCACGCACCCTCGCTGTATGTGCTCGAACTACCTGCCGGGTCCATCAAAGCGCATGATCTGCAGGTTGGCCAGACAGTGAACTTCAACCTCACCCGGTGA